AGGCTTTTGAGCCAATACaatgaaaagaaaaccaaTATCCATTAACAGAAGTCATTGTACCATATAATTTTGTCCATATCCAAGGATACACATCTATTTTATACTAAAAAGTAGGTAGCAATATGAATCGGGGAAAGACGCTGCAAGTCTATTTATCATGTAAATAGACAAACACAGTCATACATTTCTGGTGAGTTGTTTTCAATGCCTCTACCATCCACGAGAACTAAAAGATTCAATCACAGGTCCGAATGTCTGGTCCACAGCCTTGTTCCATAAATGTGCAAACTCTGATCGAGTCTTCCTTGCAAATATGGGTTCTCTTGTCTgtaagaagtacaaaaaaaaaaagctattagaaaataatgcaaCACACTAAAGAAAGGATCTTAACTTTTCCATGAAGGTTCTGGCTgcattgcccttttttttatagataataaTACTATCATTTATAAGCTCTGGTAGAGTCATAGATTGTCATTATCATGGTAACATTACTGAAAAGATCCAGCATTTATCAATCAGAGAGAAtccataataatattaaatataaacgAAAGTTTCATGCTTAATCAGTAACAATATAACAAAGTTCATGTTCTGCGGAAACCAATATGTATGATCCAAAGCAACATGTGCAAGTATCTCAGGGTGATGCAacatttgtaaaataaacCCAATGATTGCGTGATGAACAATCTGGCAATTGCCTACCTCTGAAATTCGTCAGACGAAATAAGACTTGGGCCATTCAGAACAAGTCCACACTCACATTGACACTCCCATGAACAGGGTTCTGGGAAACATAACTTTTCTCAGGTAATCCTAGAACTGGTTGAGGTCACAAATTTATATCTTATCTATGAATGAAGCTTTAAAAGAACTGAAATTTCTCGCCATAGAGATACAAACAGTTAGTAGAGTCGCAGGCTGAACATCAGCCATAGTTTGAAAAGGTATTTACTCTATGCTCCACATAAACAGTGCGGCAAAACCATGGAAACAGAACTTGAAAATGCCAAGGGTTTGAGACGGCACAGAAATAGGAATGTGCACTAAGGAACTGATATCTCATCAAATTCTATTAATAACAAGATCAACTCATAGACCATGAAGAACTGCAGGGCAACTGATAACCTCACAAAGAAAACTATCATTCACAAAAAGTAAAGTCATCACTATAACAAGACCTATAAAGTcttccaatattttttttttccaaaatcaaCAGTCAAACAACTAGCAAAAATAGTGAAGGACaaacattaagaaaaaaaagactgAAACTTTGAAATGGTGTAAATGGgttataattattcaaaagGCAGGAAGCCAAGACGATGTCATTTACGAGTGTACAAATGACCAACCCTACTCGAAATATCTATCAAAGAAGCAAAAGCCCAGAAACTtgggaaaaaattattatttgggaAACCTTGAAGAAgcataaagaaacaaaagggTTATTATGGCAAACTAAATTGTTAATCATAAGCGGACAAGTTAATATCTTTAGGGTTTAAGATATCAAAACCAAGAGCCAACAAAAaggatttgaaaaaaaaaaaaaacctgggACTTGATCTCATCGTGAGATTGATGATCTGAAATGGAGCCGTAGATGCATTTGCGTTGCTCAAAAACAACGAATCCTGTAATCGCACTTCCCAATGCAAAGCCAAGCAAACGCTCCTAAAACACAgtgattaaaaacaaaaacaaaatagtgTATGTTGATTTCTGatcagaaaacaaacaaacacgaAGACGATTGATTCATTTGAGAATTGAAAGATCACCTGAGCAAGAACGCTAATCAtggtccttttttttttatttttttgataccCACAGATTTTGGGGAAGAGCCAGAGAGGGGGAGATTTTTTGTGCTAGCTTGTCATTATGAATGCCATTGCTGTCAGAGCTGTTCAGTTCCCCAAGTACGTTAGTGGGCCGGGACGGCCCACTTAGCCCATTTGTTTTAAGGTTATCAACGGTAACATAGTCGAATGCCATTGAATCTTTCTTTCATCAAAATATGACGGTTTGAAACTAGTGCGCAAAATAATGTAAACTCTTAACATGAcgtgaaattattttagaaagtGAGTGCATAAATCATCATATAGTATCCTTGTCATACGGATATTTACTTTTACTGAGTTCAGTGACGAATccagaaaattaatttatcaggCCTAAATTACATAACAACACAatgtgaaaattgaaatttaatggGTTTatgagtttataataaaagttattttaatagatttaaagggagataaattaaataatagtaaaatcaTTCATATGAGTCGTTatgagcttttattttttaattaaagagtgAGCTTTTAtagttcttaaaattattttaacagaTTTAATGGAGGCTAATTAGAAACTccaagtaatttttttctttaattcttagaatttattttctttaggGGGAACTTGAGCCCCCATTGGCTATGAGTGGATCCGCCCTTGTTTGAGTTGACAAACAAACCTGACAAGGACCCAAAAAATGATAATGTCTGCATCAGGAgcaattaagatttttatgtACAAAATTATTGCCTAGttgtttataattatgattaaatagTAAAAGCATGTTTGGCTGGAAGAAACAGTGAGATCAAGAgaggaatgaaaatgaaagagagggaaagaaaatcaatctcaattttattatttgtttgatgtAGAATCATCCTCTTtccttgttttctttttcatttccttATTTCCTCTTCTCTCATTTCCTTCCATTGTTTCAAAATAAACATGGAGGTTGATGATGAGGGATAAAGTGTCCTAAGTTAGTTTAGTTTAGATTGAGTCCCCTTTTGGAGAGGCGTTTAATGGCACAGCGAGCGTGCATGTGAGCCAGAGCCACCATGCTACCAGCGCCTCCATACgtgacattcaaatttcacAAGTCACATTCCACAggctctcttcttcttcttcttcttcttaaatcttaatatttcatGTGAATGTCGCTGCAGCTGCTGCCAACTTTGTAAGTGGTCCTAAACTATCTCTTTCCCTCCTTCTAGACAACGAATTTGACAGCCATTAACTGCTCCCCTGCCTCATCCTACTGAGTGTTGCACGTTTCACATCGGCTCATTGCACTGAGAAACCATCTTCCCTGCTCATCTTAGGGTACAATTTCCCTCAATATATGCAGCTGCTTTTAAGTCATTACAACACGCATCATGTGAACTTTCTTACTATctctaagaaagaaaaatgttctCACCAGCCCATGTctcatttgatttattgtgagttttcaaatttattaatgtacGGTAAACATGATAGATATTAACATGGATGTAGATCAATTGCTAAGCTAAGtcgtgtttatttatttatcttttttattcttacgTCAATCGTGTATTTAAAGTATTTTACGTCAACATTGAATTCACATCCtatcaaaatcatttgatGGAGTCTTTCAATTTAGCACAACATGTTCGAACATGCAGGCTAATTTTTGGGACCGCTTGCATGCAAAATTGGGTGAAATTAACTCACAGTCGCATTCATTCAACTTgctttttgtgaattaaattCCTCGCTACGTCCCTGCTCGCatcaagataaaaaaattaccacaAGTTTGTGCCAATCCTTCAGAGTGATTTAAATTacacttctaattttttaataaaatactaaaaatggGCAGAAAATTTTGCAAATATGGTTGGTCCATAAGCAATGGCGATATGGTCATTACAGGCGACATAATCCACGGCATGTGGAGGAAGCCAGAAAAAGCAAACTACATTTTCGAAGAAACAACTGTTACTTTCACCTCATAGTGTAAAATTTGGTCCCACTTGAGATATAGTATGTTCAATCTGGCATTAAATCTACGTACTCGTCTTTACCtgctttttgaaaaagttgcATACATACAAAGGAGACCCTCTCTGTCTCTGGGAACTGTAAAAACGTCTATTATATATCCCATCTGATCAAAGCTAGTAAGCTAAACTGAAAAGCTGCTTTTGTTCTCTATTTATTGATGCTTCTCCTCAGCTTCACTGCTCGCTGCCAAACAGCAAAGACAGCTTTAATGGTACTCTCTTAGATTTagtcaattttcaaattttcttgaCTAGTGGGTACTTGCATGTTGGTCTATATATATGCCCTTAATGATGACTTATCTTTGAAACTGTTTGCGGAACAACAGTTCCATAATgcattttatgtcattttaatagttcctttttttttaggttgCAATTGCTCTGTCTTGCAACAGTTTGAGCTCATGccgttgattttttttattttcttttttcaatgcACTCCAAAATTTATCTTAAGACAGAAATCATTAGCTTGTTGTCGCTCAAGTTCAACACATTTCTGTGGATTGAAAGACATTAGCTTTATGAGATTAGAGTGAGAATCTTTTGGGATTTGTGATTGGATTTTTCTGTCAAACAAGGCTTTGTGCTTGTGGGGTTTTAGCTGTTTAGCTTAAGCAGAGATGCCTCTGTCCATTTCAATAAAGACAGCATCTTGTGGTGTCTGCTACAGCCATTCTTTATCTCCGCTTAGCTGGAATTATGGACAAGCAAAGCTTTGATTCAATCAATTTGGGTCCTCAGAGCTTAGTGTCCTCATATAGTAACTTTCCTAGTACTTATCCAGCTAATTGATTCTAGGTTTGAATTCATTGAAAGTAACTTGAAATTCGTGCTATATGACATATGAATTCcattattctttatcttttacagAAAGAAGAATTTTCTGTCTACGCTCTTATTCAATGTTCAAACCCCTTCATCTCATTTATTAGTAAGTTCAGTCATGAAACTGCCCATGTGTTTCTTTTTGAATGTCTATTtctacccaaaaaaaaaaaaagaaaagatttttgtTTCCACATTGTTATCCTATTAGGTTACATATTAGAAAATCTGTTTTGATAAGTAATTGCACGTTTTCTGATCTGCTGCCACACACAGaagctttttatttcaaaaagtgACTTATTTTGATGCAAAGTATACCCGTGTAGTTGATAGTTGATACAAGCAGCTGGgcttgtatttattttgtcgCTCAGTCTATTCAAATTATTGTGGTTCAGTGATTGTATTTGAGATTCAACTTTAATAGACGCTTTTTTCATGCCCAGATGATATTTGACGGTAATTAATTGTGGGGGGACTCCATGGCTTGATGCTCGTTTGACAATGCACTTGTTCTGGTGGCAACAACTGCCACTGCTTTTATTGATTCAGCTCTTACAATCCAGTGGTACAGACCACAAAGTTTATGGTATGCcttctttcatttcactgTAAGCTAGCATTTATTGCTTCTTTCTTGAATTGATGTTACACAAGCCTTGATcagaaatttatgattttgcaAGCTGACTTAAGTTGCTACAATATGATTTAGTGCCTCTTCAGACACTGCTTAGCATGTTTGCTTGCTTGAAACATTTCATACTAGCACCGAATTGTGAACGGACTTGATGTATGGTCTATGAGTATgactttgaatttttgttagtttatatatattctgATATGGAACCAGAATCCCTTATTCtgaatattattgtaatacACCACACCAgttgttttctatttctttccaTGGCCTATAAACCTTTGGCCGCCTCTATGTTCAGCCACAAGGTATGCCAAAGGCATCTTGAATTTGGTGAGTTGTACTCAACTAGCTGAATTCTACCCATTAGcaatttcaacatttttcatCGTGATGAAAATGACAAGAGGATTGCCACCAAAGGATAATAACTCCTTGTTTTCCCACCGCAGCTGAAGCTTTACTTGCTTGCAAGAGTGCACTAGGCACTCCTGGACAATCCAGTGGGAGGATTGGGAGGTATCCATGCATAAGACAACGAGCATGTCTCAATTGTTATGAACCAAAAGACCCAGGTGTTGCTTCTTTGTaagctttctctctctctctcctgtTTTATGTGGTGGACACACTTTCTATATGCTTTGTCCATACTCTGTTTGCGTAAAATTTTGCCTTCAGAAAATAGCAGAAATAGCAAGCAAAAGTGTAACTGATATACATCTATAACATACAGATGTTAGATTGCCTGGATATAGCGCAGACAactggcttttttttttctgcttcTGTAACAACATATAATGAAAACACCATATGGAATTACTCTAAACTGAACATATTTTAGTTACCTTCTGAGCATAGATTGCAGTGACTTGAACAAATTTCATCAGAAAACTAATGATCAGACAAAATCTCTCCCTGATAAGGTTATTTTCCATATATTATGTCTTGAGTaaccaaataattttactcATTCCACTTGTGGAAATGCATTCATCTACTTATCTATATGCTCTAACGACCCACAGAATTTGTAATGGCGAGAATATTAGCTAAAACTGTGTCTTCTGCATGACCTGCTGAATCTTGAGTTGTATCATTTGTGATCTTCTTATGTTACAGGATGAAACTAcattctttatttctctttacCTTGTCGGAAACATAGTGACAATGATAGAGG
This window of the Citrus sinensis cultivar Valencia sweet orange chromosome 8, DVS_A1.0, whole genome shotgun sequence genome carries:
- the LOC102628279 gene encoding uncharacterized protein LOC102628279, translating into MISVLAQERLLGFALGSAITGFVVFEQRKCIYGSISDHQSHDEIKSQTREPIFARKTRSEFAHLWNKAVDQTFGPVIESFSSRGW